The window GCACAATAAGAAGTTTGATCAACTGCATCCCCGTGAGCACTTGAGGAATTCGCTGGGCGTTGAAACCCATCCACCATTTGGACATGCTCATCTTTTGCAAATGAAGTTTTCATGACTTTGGCATTGGTCGCCCCATCAATCAAACCACAACTATCATGCCCATGCTGATCCCTGGCATGGTTTTCAAGATTGAAATCCAGTTCTTGTCTGCAAGATTTATTAGCACTTCCTAAGTTTCCATCAAAAACTTCCTGTGGATTCCCTTTTCTCGGGCACTTCCTCTTATAGAGTGGACTTGTTCTAGGGATAGATCGCCTTGGAGTTTTTTGTTTAGGTGTTAAAGGATTAACAGTCTGTGATTTCAGAGGTTTTCTGGGTTTGGTTTCGTCGAATACTTTTGGTCTGTGTTTTTTCATCTTTGGTCTCTTTTTTTTACTCCAGCTAACTCCACAACTGCCAAATTTTTCAGAATTTGGACGATCCGGTATATCTGAAGCTTTGGAAGTTGTAGAATCTGACCCAAAATTGTGATGTAACTGTTCATCCTTCCTGGTTTCTTCGTACTCCACTTTGTCTACACAAAAATATCACAATATCGCAAAAAAAAATCCTAACTATCAAATGAGATACGGTATTTCAAAGAACGTTGATTTTTTAGCCTTGGCAGCTCTGTCAATTTCATGATTTCAAACAGAACATGATTACAACGTTATTAAATATCATAAACCACGTAAAGAAATAGGAATTTAAAAGCCAGACCCCCAGAGCAGTAAAAAAAAGCAAAGCACATACTCCTCCTATTCAGGTATCAAAATCCCTTGATTAACGTTATGAAAAAAATCCCTTGATTAACGTTATGAAAAAATTCCCTTGATTAAAATAACATGAATTCTCTCAACGACTAACATAGTAACACATCAAGATTCCCACGATTCTAACTTCTAACCCACACAACCTAAACCAAATTGTACAACGATTACTAACTGTTTATCTTTCGCCCCTCGAGTCCATATTCTCCATGTATAGTGGATTTTCTACAAAAAGCTTTCACTTTTATCCTATTGAACAGCATCACAATTAAATATAAAACTTGAGACAGAAAATTCATCACTAATCAAGCAGATGAATTACCAAGGCGAGCACTGCTTCTTAATATACAATTTTGCAAAAAAATTTGTATATACGATAAAATTTTGCCGTACCTGATATACCACCATTCAAACCCAAAGAAGCATTGCAGCCTGAATTCTCAGAAACATTAGCAAAACATGCATCACTAGCACTCAAATTCCCAAGTATGCGATCCCCGCTGTCCCTCTCTTTCCCCGAATCAACTGCTGAATACTCCTGTTTCCCGAATTATCAAAAAATTAAGGGATTTGGGCAGAACCCACACGTAATTCAAGCAAAAATTACTTCAAAACCTTACCTGCACCGTTTTCGCCGGTGTTACTGGCACCCAATCACCATCATCCTTCCACTCCCCGGCCATCACAAACTCCGCACGAACTTCAACCACAGGTAGAGTTAGTATTGGTAGGGAACCAAAggaacccaaaaataatatagaAAAGATTCGTAAAACTTGTGGAAAGATTTCGGTGAACCTTTCGTGATGAAGTTTGGGGAGTTGCACGTGATCGGGAGACTAGTTAGTTTGACTTGGTCAGCGTCCTGATTAGATTATTTAAAAAATGGTATAtattcataaaaaattatatatgtatatattttcatacctatatatatttataaatagttTGTTTATGGACATAACAAAATCGTATAAACCCAGccataaaaaaaatcacataaCTCCAATATTTGTCGAAAAACaattgtttttattaaaaaatatatatatcatctataaatatATTGAATAAGAAGGTGTGATTAAAATTGAATTTGATATATTCTATAAGATATGAAAGCTCAAAATTCCTTCTTGCATGCCCCCCTCGAACTGCACACTATAATAAGTAGTATAAGTCGATTGGTAGTATACTCAATCAAACGAGTGATTTTCTCCCTCACCACGATCCTATACTACCATCTACAAACTTAAAATTCATAACCTCAATCGCTACGAGAATACTATTTATTTGACCGTACACTAGTTTGAACAGCCTAGTTAATCATGTGTTTCTTTGATAAGAATCAATATGATCTTTATAAGGCTCATCCTCCGAATGAAATCaaaaagaaaatgatttttttagtgAACATATCACAGCTAATTCCTATTTCTTTTTTGTAAAtacgaaaaaaaaattatcttctCGTGTATTTACTACGACGACGAGCAATCAAATTAATGATAAAACTTTTTTAAAACGAACTATTAGGGTTTGGATCTGGTGCATATTATGTTTGATCGTATATACATCATGCACAAATGATCCAACAATTCTACAAATATACAACACTGTAACAGATACTTGTTCAACCATTAAGATGAAGTGATCGAGTGCGGATTGTTTCGTTGTGTCCAACTGCTAATGTGTTACGAGTATGTACAATTTATCTTGCTATTTTATTATGGGATATCaagataaatttttttgttttttccttttttatacTCACCCCTCTCTCCTCAGATTTTGATGGGtttatgcattaaaaaaaaaatctaccaTATGCTagaatacatatacatacatacatacatatatatatcatgttaTTAAATATGAGACTCTTAGAGTAACTATTTTAGAGaacaacaaaatatttaattaataattattattcttACCATATTAAAAACTTTCTCAAGTCACTACATATTTTACATTTGCGTTACTCAAGCCGACATTAGTATATGAAAGAGTGAAAAAGTGTTTAAATCTAAACAACACTTCTCTTTTAAATCAAACAATTCttcaaaattgaaaataattttgtgttcattttttagtattatttgatcaaattaaaaataataataacacatgAAATACATATGTatcttttattaatatatataaaaatatagatcTATGTATTTGTTTGTGTGTGTCTAAAGCCTTTTTTAATTCTTCCAAATCTAATTCTTTACCCACTCACAAGGCAAAATATCTTAGATAACATTTTTTATTACTTTTTTCAATGGATATATGGTTAAGATTATGCGCAAGCTTATGTTTTAATACAAAATATATTCATTGAATCTAATTAAATCTATTTTAATTTATCTGTCAATTTAAATATATACATAATTAGAGAAAAATTCTTGCATCGAGAACATTATCTATTGCATCATTGTTTTGTATCAAATTTAACatgtttataaaaatttcataCCAATAAAAACTCGAGGAGGATCTTCCTTGGAACTCAATCCTAAATTTTTTCCATATAATATGGATACGTTTATCCGCGTCTGAATGAATCTTCCTTGAAACCCAATCCTAAAAATCTTCCCTTTATATTTACATTCCCCTTCCACCACTCTACCTTAGACACCGCTCTCTCTAGAACGACCAGGACACTGCTATTAAGCTTATGTTCGCCGCCGCTCACCGGAAAACTTAGTGCCCCGTTTCCCCTTATTATAGGCGGCGGCGCCTTTGTTCAGCTACTCACTAATACGTGTATAGATATTTCGAATGGGGTCATCGAAGAGTCAGCGTGAAGTAGGCCACAAGAAGAACAAGAAAGGGAGGCTGGCGGAGAAAGCGTCGTCTTTTCATGGCAGGGCTAGCGGGGTGGCGTCGGAGATGCTTCCCAGGCCGAGGATCGTGCCGGACTTGTTTTCCGGTGCGAGGATCAGTGGAAACGCGGCGGAGGATATGGTGCTTAGAGGGATGCCAGCGAAGCTGACGAAATTGCTGTGTAAAGTGACGGTGCAGAGGAGTCTCGGTCCGGTGCAGGTTTTGATCTCGCTGGAGGCCACGGTTGAGGATTTGATCGCGGCTGCACTGCGCCAGTATGAGAAAGAAGCACGGCGGCCGATTCTTTCGTCCGATGCTTCAGCCTTTAACCTCCATTACTCACAATTCAACTTAGAAAGTAagatttatttctttaatataaattattatacatatatatattccaCAGAGAGATTCAAGAATCAAGAATGAACTTTTCCTTCAGTAAATCGAAAAAAGGCTAATTAAATCGTGTCGCCCAACAGGTTTAGATCGCTCGGCAAAGATACAGGAATTGGGATCAAGAAACTTCTTCCTCTGTCCAAAAACAGCGGCGGCGGTGAGAATACTGCATGCGGCGCTGTAACGACGTGAATACGAGCTGTTCAAGTGAAGCTGATGCTGTAGCAGAAGGTGATCCTGTGCTCGATTTCATGGATTTTTGCTTGAAAAACCCAAATTATTACAAATATCGAGACTTGTAAATCGGTTAGATTCAGTTGGTAGTTTAGAATATTATTACAACTCAGTTTCAAATAGTACAAAAATATAAGAAACTGGGTTCGATTTTAGTTTCCAGTTGATCATTGTATTTCTAATAATATTAATGTGTTGAATCATTTATAAATAACATAAAAAGAACCAAGTTAAAGCGTGGAAAATGCAGTTGAATAGAATGGAAGTACTTGGAATCGATAGTGACTATACTTTGAAGATTTACCTTTCCCAATTGATTTTTTAATACTATTTCAGCAAACTGATCGTCAAATAATTTGCAGGGAAACATAGAATGATATAAACTTCTGAGTTTAATGTGCAATACTGGCATAATACTACCGTATAAACCTGCATAGAAATTAACAATCTCGACTACTTACAATTTTCTCTCGCGTCCCAAGTTGGCCTAAAAGGATAATTTGATATTTTCTGATAAATGCTTCGGGTAATATTTCAAAATCcatcatatatataaatatatggctcaaatcatataataataaataatgtacaaaaatatattttcaaattatttttaaaaaatccatcatatatataaatatatgtctcaattcatataataataaataatgtacaaaaatattttttcaaaatataaatctgtcgttttttttcttgaaatctTGTTTTAAACTATTTTTATTACATTAAAAATTCTAGAAGAACTTCGCCGGAAAAAAGTCGAGTGTTATTAAAAAGCAAGTAAATTTTatgttaatatttttatatttttgtgaTCTTATATGAAAACAAAACATTTTCTAAATGTACAAAACTTAGTATCAAAAAATAACTCTCGTTAGATTAGATAATATATAAAGAAtaatattcattcattcatcTTTCTTTTCGACCTATGTCACATGTTACTTGTGGGGCTCTGCATTCATGGTCGAACCATGCACGTTTATTTGCTTATATAACAATAAAGAGATGTAAATCATAGAAAGCATAAGCGTGTAGCATTAGACTTTAAAGATTAAATTAGAGGAATTAGACTTTAAAGATTAAATTAGAGGAAACAAAAaatttcaataaatttaaaaaattatacacaatattatatattattattcttctttaaaataattttttattttcatttgcaGTATATGTGCGTCTATATACAATATTTGGGCTCGAGAAGGTTCCCTGTTTGGACGTGATACGCAACTCACCTGATAAGTGTTGTGTACTATCAAATTCGACAGCATACGGTATCAAAATATGTCCTAATCCATAAAATCCCATTTGGCTAGAAAACACAAATTCACGACAACTATCTTCTTCCATGAAGCCTCCGTTTTGCAGCTCAAATATGACAAACCTTGGTATCTATCTATCTAGCTCGAATATGCCCAACCTTAGTATCTAATTGTTCCTACATTTTCATCAACCATATAAGATTTGATAATGCTTTACATTTTCTCCAAACACGAAGCCTGAGCATTAGAAACCTAGCTAGTAGACTGCACGGTTGAACTTGCCCGAGCTTTGTATATAATTGGACATGGAGCAAGTTTCAAAAAGGTTAAGCTGTGGAAGTACTAGACGATGCAATAGAGAAAAGCAGACCATGTTCAGCCTTCCGACCTGCATGCATATGAAGGAACTTTCACCCCAACCTAAAAAGATACAAATCAATGTGACACCACACAATGGTCCGGTCTCGTGCTCAACAGCTCTTTCCTTGATTCAAGATCAAAACCAGTATTGTCATACCCCTCCATTAAGATACCATATTCTATAACAAGAGAAGAAAGAGGGTTTTACCCAACAACATTATGCTTCCAAAGAAGAACTTGACTATCTAGAATTCATACCAAAGTTTAACATACTAAGTATCATCCTGACCGTCTCACCAAATTGACAGCATACAACCATTATAGTAAAAGATACCCAGTTTTGAAACATAATTTCACTAGATTAAACATAGTTGGACGACTCTAGAATCAAGATTTCAGCCTTCCATAAAATCCTTGATTCACTCAACCCCTCGACCTGCCAATTCCATCCCGATCAGAAGTGTTGAGCCAAACTTCAACTACAAACAGAAAGTACCTGTGAAAATTGCATCATAAGCTTTTGTTAAAATAAATTGTCAGTCTTCACAATCAGGAACCTAACCTGCACCTGCAAAACTAGTTAATGGAGTGAGTTTTGGAGAACCTTTTGAAATTTATGGAAAAGCTATTGGAAAGGTAAGTGAAAACTCACAAGCCTGGTATGTTATGTGGTTACTAAGGATACCTGACTGCACATACAAAAACACAAGCACTAGCAGataaaaagaaaacaataaaacatgcATTTGAAATTATTTACAATAACCTGCTCACAGTTTGCTCTTTAATCATTATGCTAGGTGCAGAAAAGAGATTTAGCATGATAGGAAGCTCAAAGTACATATAGCAAATTGAAAGTCATATAGTGAGCCTACTATAGTCAACAGAAATCATGAACCCAAGATCATTGCATCCTAAGGAGTGGGCAAAATTATATTCACATGCCTTACAGACAATAGGCTGTCAAGTCTGCAACTGATGATTGATACTTGGTATAGTTGAGTCATAAATCCTTGAAGCATATGTCCAGAAAAACAACTACTAAATAATGATGAACATAATACTAATACAAATTGTGTGCACAAGATAAAACTGCACTATGAATTTCTCCTCACAAAAAATTTACGAAACCGCCTGACAGAAAAAGAAGTATCTTGAAAGGAAGAGAGACGGGCGTGTAAGGTGCCTGGAATTtagcaaatatcaatgcatcaGTAAGGAGAAAGGTTCCGCAGAGGAAAACGCAGGGAGGCAGAAGGAAAAGGAGAGGAAATACAGAAAGGGAAGAGTAACCCACTAAGATTGATAACCAGAACATGCACAATTGGAAGAATGTAACGAATATGCAAAAAAATTAACTACTCAAGAGCCAAGTCACAAAATCATGCACATAAGACAAGCATGTTAATCGAAGTTGAAGAAATACGAAAGAAAAATATGTTTATCATATTCCACATGACAGGATGGTAAGCCTGCACACCACCTGCACAGTGGAAAATGTGCAGTAAGCTTTATTTCAGAACAGGTGTGATGTTTGACTGAGAAAAAGCACAAACCTTGGTGAAATAATCAATACCCATATGCATTTTTACCAGCTCCTGGCCTTAATGAGCTCCAATTTTCTCATTGCCACGGTGGTTGTTGGCTTTTCGATCATCAGCAATTCCATCATTAACCTTGTTGGAACGTTCTGCTTCTTCTCTTTCCCTGTTCCACTGCTGTATTTTAGCTCGCCTCTCTTCACTTCCTTCCCTAATAGGACTGTGATCCCTCCTGCGATCTGGGATCCTGTTTCTACCACTCTTATGGCTGGGACTAGTGCTTCTGCGCCTCCTGCTATGACTTTCAAAGTAATTTCGATCATCATCCCTTCTACTGTCACTGCGACCTCCATGAGAGCGCTCTTCATGGCTACGGTGCCTGTAGGGGCTTCTGCTGCGGCTCCGGCTACGCCTTCTCCGAGATCTCCCAAACAATTGACGTCTCAACTCCCTATAAATTATCATGTGTAACACAACTAAACAACTCTGCCAAGCTCAACTATGCTTTACTTGGTTTTGCTTGATGAAAAACTCACAGATTTACCTGCCTATCCTCTTCAGATGCATAAAATTACAGTAACCACCacggttgcaaatattttcctCATACTGCCTACATGTTGCCTCACGAAAATCAGTCACAGGAGAGAAATCGACAATTATGGGCCGTCCTGCAAATGTGGccattcagaaacaaactcacATTCAGTTAACAATCACGATGAATGTAGTACTATGATTTGATAAGTCATTAGGAAAAATCAGAAGTCTGAAGAGCACAATTAAGTAAAATGACTGGGGATATgggaaaaaaatacaaaattaatATGACCAGCATAAAATCTTCCTGTCAGACTGTTCAAAGCATTGGCAGCTTGCTCTTCCTCTCTAAACTGGACATAAACATTACCAACCTGCCACAAACTTGCTATTAACACAAGGGATTCAAGGGAAAAGATGACAGATTTCAAATGAATCAGAAGAAATACCATATGATCAGCCAGATTGTCA is drawn from Primulina eburnea isolate SZY01 chromosome 10, ASM2296580v1, whole genome shotgun sequence and contains these coding sequences:
- the LOC140803811 gene encoding uncharacterized protein At4g22758-like → MGSSKSQREVGHKKNKKGRLAEKASSFHGRASGVASEMLPRPRIVPDLFSGARISGNAAEDMVLRGMPAKLTKLLCKVTVQRSLGPVQVLISLEATVEDLIAAALRQYEKEARRPILSSDASAFNLHYSQFNLESLDRSAKIQELGSRNFFLCPKTAAAVRILHAAL
- the LOC140842397 gene encoding splicing factor U2af small subunit B-like — its product is MAEHLASIFGTEKDRVNCPFYFKIGACRHGDRCSRLHTKPSISPTLLLSNMYQRPDMITPGVDAQGQLIDPEKMQEHFEDFYEDLFEELNKHGEIESLNICDNLADHMVGNVYVQFREEEQAANALNSLTGRFYAGRPIIVDFSPVTDFREATCRQYEENICNRGGYCNFMHLKRIGRELRRQLFGRSRRRRSRSRSRSPYRHRSHEERSHGGRSDSRRDDDRNYFESHSRRRRSTSPSHKSGRNRIPDRRRDHSPIREGSEERRAKIQQWNREREEAERSNKVNDGIADDRKANNHRGNEKIGAH